ttctcccaacatgtgtcagtgaaggaatgacgatacacacgacacacttggggcacttttggcttgtctttcacaatgatttggacaaaacccaaaacatgaaagttgtagcattacatcttagctttctaatggtgatggcctcacataatttggatGCATATtctaatcattatgctaaaacccttAAAAACtgtcatattttcatctcatttcctaccaatttcattacactacttctacctacacatcttactatcactattttgacacatattcattctcaatacaccatgaaaaatctagaaatcatattcaatctcaatatcgatacctcaatcaacatgtaaaacataatgaactaaataactacatattaaatgacataaacgcattattatcatttgtacgagtaaccgggcattacacattatgttaaaaaaatacTTGAAAAATTCAACAATgatgactctgcattgactagaACCCCGATAGATATCAGTCAGTatctatcaaagaatcgagGTGAGATTACGTCTCAATGAGAATACTCTCGAGTCATTGGAAGTCTGATGTACTTAATGagttgtacaagaccagacatagcaTATGCAGTAAACAAATTGAGTAGATTCATGAGTAATCCAGGAGTTGAACACTGGAAATCAATTATCAGATTGCTAAGATACTTAAGGTACACTCGTGATAATGGGCTGCATTATACCAGATACTCTGCTGTTATTGAAGGATACAGTGATGCAAATTGGATATATGATATGAAAGACTCAAAATCTACAAGTATATTTGTATTCACTTTAGGAGGTGTAGCAATTGCGTCTTCAAAACAAACTGTAATAGCCAGATCCACGATAGAATCTGAGTTTATAGCTCTCTTGAAAAGTGTGCTGAAGAGGCTGAATGACTGCGTCACTTCTTATAAGATATTACAGGATGAGAAAAACCAGTGCGGCTATATGCATACATTGTGATAGCCAGTCTGCGGTACGAAGGgcacaaaataaaatgtataatggtAAGTCTAGGCATATACGTCATAGACACAATACCATTAGACAATTACTCTCAACTGGAGTTATCTCTGTTGACTATGTAAAGTCAACGGAAGCAGATCCGCTAACCAAGGGATTAACAGAGAGTTAGTTGCCAAAATTTCTAGGGGAATGAGGCTCAAGACTATAGAATAAATTGGTATGAAGGAAAACCCAACATACGCTGACTGGAGATCCCAAGAACTAGGTTCAATGGGACAACCTAATCGCATTGATTTGGTATATCACTGTGGGGGTTATTCCTAACCCATTCCTATTATGAAACATTGAATGTTGAGGATAAGCATACAGCTTTTAACGATTCCGATGAGAAGAATATAGAATAACCTATGTGAGAGAAAGTGGGGTTGCTTTGAAGGAATTGTAAGGCTCAATTCTAGACTCTCTCGCAGAACCAGTCGTGTGTTCATGGCCAAAACGAACACAATCATGAAAACTAAATAGTATCAGAGAGAGTCTTGTGTGAAGTATATCTTAATTTACATAAAGGACATAACAGTTCAAGGACATCATGTCTATTGGTCAGCTAGTAAAGCAAAAATATTTCATAAGGGAAGGTTCAAAGGGTAACACCTACATATCCTATGCAGGATTCAACTGTAGAACTTTTTCACCAAAATTTGTATCAATtttcattcatgtgggggattgttggaaatttgaatcaaatttagagtttgaataaaaattatgtctcatgGATTTTGGATTGTCTTTTGGCTCTCCATATTCTTGAGTTAGCTGTGACTCATTATTGTGGAAGTGTCTTTTGActttccacattcttgagttaattgaagaGTTTTGGTTCTTCATATTCTTGAATTAATGGGAAGATTAATTGAGTCAATTAATCTTCCATGACTCTTGTTGTGCATTTTtgggcttataaatagtgtGTTCATTTCAAACATATGAAAATCTTTTCTCTTTCAAGTattctcttgcatttcatattgttagctTTCCTTTGGCCTCTgttaaatctcggtgataaagtaAAGATACGTTTTCAGTTTGCCATAGTAGTGTTTCGTGCTAAGCCACTGCTGGTTGTTCCATTGTATCATGAGAAATAGATGTCCAAGACGATCCTCGAAGCACATACAGGAGGGGACAAATATGTTTTAAGGACACTGTACTTCGTACAGGCCTCGGTTTGGTTTATTTTAAGCTTTTCcctactgttttattcattGTATTGCTCgctgatttttttattaaaagcTTTCTGTACTGCAACATTCGATATATTGTGCAACATGTGGCATCGGATATTTCAGGAGATGCTCGTGGAATCGCTGTCCTCAAATATACTCACTATTTCACATATTATTGAATCTtgtgaaataaaataatgatcTAGTAAGTAAAAAAAAACACGCAAATTTATATGAGATCATTATACATATTAATTTCGTGAGACGAATTTCTAGCTCGACTCAACTcatgaataaaaaatattatttttaattgtatgTATGAACTGGATCAACTTATCTCACAGATTTAAATTCGTGAAACTGTCATACAAAAAAAtcgattaaaaaataataagagtAATATGAGCATGTGTAATAATTACCTTCGTGGTTGTGTAATgaacgaaatattttaaatactatctgatttataaaatataagtttatgaaattaaaaaatttgtttttacgTGACAactttatatacatatatatatagataaattaTAGAATAacattttttagtttttttcccCCCTCAAACCTTCGATCGTAATCTTCAAGATTTTATCGCACCAATTTTGCATATgatcaaattattattttctgaATCGGTGGCTTGAAAATGCATGCATTCAAATTTGAGTGACGCCATTTTTCGCAGAGCGATTTTCATGAAAGCATGCGTCTCTTGGAGTGGGCAACGGCGCCGCTGCTGCCGTCGTTTCACTCCGTTTATAAGGCCTTCCATGGCCATTGGCCCGCCCGCCGCATCTTCTGTTCTTTGACAGGTTTACTGTTTCCTCCTCTCTCTCGCATACAAAGCACGAACACTGGGATATCTCGTTACGTCTTCTTCGATGGAATCATTGtttgatttttgatgatttaatcATGCACTTTGATTTTGCTTCTGCGTTTGTAGGAACGGGAAAGTGCCTGGCCTGCTGTGCATTTTCTTGACTGCTAGAAAATAGAAATCTGAAATGGTCAACAGCAATGGAGGTTTCCTCTCTTTCCTATCTCTCTcgcacacacgcacacacaaacACGCAGTCCAAGAAACAAGGTGACCATTGAAGGGGCTGAGaactttttcaaaatttatgtaAAATATCTCGTAAATTCTCCACGACCCGATGCAAGTACTCGGCCCTTTCATTTATTTCCTCTTGCTCGGTTTATATTGATTTCGATTTTCAATACGATGTTGGTGAACTTTGTCGTGTAGAGGCAAAGGATGAGGATTCCCATAAGGATCCGCGTAAGAGGAAGATGAAAGGAGTTGCAGTAGAATCTACGGAACCAGTCAATCTTCAAGACCAAAAGTTTGCTAATTGGGTTCCCTTCCCAAATGCTCCACCTTTCACTCATGGCAGCAACTCGCATTCTCAACAGGTTCTAAATGCTGCCGCGCCATTCAAATCCTTCACATCTATGTTAGCCTTTGCAGTAGAGGACGGTGGTACCTCTAGTCCGGCAAATTCTAAACACCATGGCAAAGAACTAGATCTAATAATTAAGTCCCATGTATGGTATGATTTTTCTTGATCAACTCTTATCATCAGATTTTTCGAGTTCGTAACTAGTTTTGGCGCCGTAGGATGAAACTCTGAGGCGACAAATTGAGGCTATAATGGAGAAGAACCAACACTCAATCCATTATGCAGTTGAGGAAAGAGCAGCCAAGAAACTCAAAGAGATGGAATCCAATATACGTACAAGGGAAAATGCGGAGTTGGAGAGGAAAGCCGAACATTACAAAACCGAGGCACAAAGGCTGCAAAGAAGAGTGATGTACCTGGAGCAGAAGGCTCTCTCTCTGAAAGAGGGCTTGGAGAATGCCATGTCAGCACCTCGGCAAGGAGGGAATGTGCAGGAAGATGCCGAGTCATCGTTTGTGGATACGGAACGAGCACGACTGGTTAGGCTCGACTGCATGGTCTGTGAGAAGGAGATAGCAACGGTGATGATATGGCCTTGTCGCCACATTTGCCTCTGCTCAGGCTGTGACGCTGTTACCAAGTTGTGCCCTTTTTGCCAGTCGATTAAAACTACAAGTGTAAAAGTTAATCTCCCTATAGAATAGGAAGGATTCGATTTCTACAAGATGGTCATTCATGTTATAATTCTTTAAAATTTAAACCAAGTTCTTGGTTTTCTGCCAAAATTTAGACAGACATATTATTAAACTTTTAACTTGCTCTATGTATATCCCCAAAAAATAACTTCCAAAAAAAtaactcaaaaaaaaaacaaggcaAAACAAACAAATTAACAAATCCAATCACTGGGGCGTATACATATTTCACTAAAAGAGAATTACAGTAAATTCAATCCCTTCCGCCTGGATTTTGATTCCATTACAACATATAGAAAGATTTGCTACTTCAAAAAACATTTCGTTGAAAAGAAAAAACATTGTATAGAATTCATCGTCTTAAGAACCGAATTAATGGCCACCAAGAGGGACAGATATCGGACTTAAGCCCAGACTCTCTTCCGGGTAATAAGATCGGATGTTTTTATCTCATCTATTTTAGCAGCAACAATGAAATCATTCATGCTCAGACCTCCTGCAAGTTATAGGAACTTCGACCATCAAAAACAGGTCCAACTTTACATGTAACAAAGTAGTAAATTTAACCAGACGAttgattttgttttttgttttttgtttttttaatcgTTTCAAGCTCGTACCAATAGACGAAGTCCACAGTTCCGCTCTAACTTGATTAGGCTCCTCTATACGAAGAGTAGGAACGTGCCCCGTCGACTCTACAGCACGGTTAATCCGGCTGATGAGTACTTCTGCACAGTTTGTATCTCTTACTTTCCACCAACATTGTAACCTTAACAACCCTTCTTCGTGTACGAGTCTCCAACCAACAACCTACATGACAGATTTCTAAGAGAATTGAATGGGAACATAACCAATTCAATGTTCAAGAAAATTGAGCCGGAAAATAAAATGATAGTCTTGAAAATGCATCATACAAATAACAACTAGAAAACTAAAAATATATTCAGATTTCAGAATGAATGCAAACTTAAATAACCACAGAATCAAGAAAATCATTATCTAGGCAAACTGATGAGCCCATTTGAATAAACAACTATCAAAATTCGATCTTTGATAAGCGGGAGAACAAGAATCGAACTTCATGCGCAATTTAATCATCTAAAAGAAATCAAAATTTAGCAAAAATAATTGCattaaaaatagatttttaaaTCGGCGAAAGGGCAAAGAACCTTAAACAACAGCTGCTTGGCCTCATATTCGGACAAGGGCTGCTGAATTTGAGAAAGCGGAACGCGGTCTTGCTGAGCCAAAGACAGAGCCGAAGCATTGGGGATCAAAATCTTGTGCTCCGTGCTGGGATACCCCAGCACTTTTTCCCCGAAATTGCTCTCAATTTCTTGCGGAAACGGGTCTCTCGCTCCAAAATCACCCACTAAGTCTGTTCCCGCTGCTTGGATTTTGAATGGATAACGAGTGTTGATGGAAGGGAGGAAGTTTTGGGATATTGTTGTGGGTTTTTAGAAAGATTGAAAAGGGGAAACGAGATTGAACGATGTGCGGAAGCCATTGGAGAAAGAGTGAGGTTCATAGTTGCGTGGTTACTTTGCTGCAATGACTCAAGAAAAGGTACCTGGATGTACTTTCttaaacaaataataaaaaataaaataacaaaatgtcCCGaggacacacacacacacacatatatatatatatatccggagttatatattatttaaaagtttAGAATGAAAACACTTGTATTTGagagattaaattaaattacatGCATTAACAAAATTATTTAGATTATTAAGTTTTCTATTGATATAGTTAAATTCttacaaaaatcaattttttaggAGATTTTCTAAATAAAACTTCTTATTCAAATTCTTTTTCTGGCCATTTGGTTATTTAGATACCAAGTGAAATAATTAATCGGGCAGGTCTTGAAGAGATGATCAACACCGGCTGTGCCGAAAAAGATAGTCAACTTGATACCGCTGATTTTGTCTTGATAGGATCGGATATTTGGTTAAAAGAGTGTCTAGAAATGGgggtttgaataaacactctcaacatTTCGAATCTTTTTGAaagttgagttcagtttagtgataaactgatacttgGAATCATGTCGGTCAATATCACTCAGTTAATAATAAAGTACGGAATAAAActaactgatagatagaataaaaactgaaataagaacacaaaattttacggatgttcggagatttcaaacactcctacttCAGCCCTTCTAttacaaggatatgatattcactaaaagagtttgatcgatacaaaagtTTGTACAggcccacttcagtttggacttaacactgtcaagactgaaactcttagtttacaaaatgCTTCACATTATACAATTtaatttagcacaactgatcttttaCAAGATCGAGTTTTACAATGATAACGCTGTACTTTAAAGCTCGAAAgggtagccttgattgctacaaATATGTgcgataagcgtgagcttttgatTTTCGAATGTAAGCAGTAATTTCAGCAGGGTAACAACAAGCTTAATGAAATAGTAGGTCGATTTGTTTTCAACTACTTCCCCTCTGCTATTTATAGACTTCccttcaacggtaatattaaatgaattttgaatatttttatccGTTGGTTTGCCATGTCAACATtgttctgacattcgtacattgTAGTTGTATTGCAGCGTTCCTACTATCTGTTGCAGCCTGCTTTTGTACTATTGTCGATTGAACGTCCTTTTCGTTGATGTAtacagctgaaggatcagctgataggTAATAGCCGATAAGCTCACGGCTGAAAGTAGCAACTGATAAATTTCCagctgatcagtcagttgtttGCGTAGATTCAGTTGAGttggttcagttgccttcgtTAACTTGCGCATTAATCTTTAGTTATGACAACTGTCAGTTTGAGTATATTTGTTCAGTTCCTTGATCAGTTTGTTtctaatgcccgagatttttattatgttaatctgcgattattgattatgagttgatgtgattatagaaggaccagtccgagaccagatttggtAAATCATGTGATATTAGGATGGGCGAGGACAGAAAACCTCgtgcgcgcgcatatgcgtgaccagggcagagaacctcgcgcatatgcgcgcagaAGGACCAgtccgagaccagatttggtAAATCATGTGATATTAGGATgggcgaggacagaacacctcgcgcacgcgtatatgcgcgaccagggcagagaacctcgcgtatatgcgcgagacagggcgcgcatatgcgcgagcatgtgaaaaattatatatgcttttaataaataaatgcaatattttttctttcaaaaactaataaaatcatcatcttactaaatttttaaaattgcctttattttattttgtttctcaATTACACAAATGTTTTTATATTTcacatatatatttaataattgtataattactataatatataaatcatacaaaCTATATATTTGACATGGAATTTAGATTTTTGTaacaatccaaaaataaatttattttaataattaatactttatctataaacaaaattagtgaaaattgcatttttatgtcatGTATGttggttttgtttttttttgttttttttgtgtaattttGGTATTTTATATTGTCGAATTTCAGTTTTActcactatttttttttttttttgacaattttactCTTTTTTCGACGTGACACTGATGTGGCGCTGATATGTATAATATCATATCAGCACGCCCGAACAAAAATGActcaaattaaagaaaaaattaaaaagatacTTAATTAAAACTTAAATTTGATAATACGAAATCCAAAATCGCAAAAAAGAATATATAAAGTATCAAAATACAATTTCTCCAAAAAAATATAGATCTTGGAAAATACTATTGAAAGCAGTGTTCTAAAAATCCCCGCCTAGGCACTGGACGGTCAATAATCGCCCCGATTTTAGGCTAGTCGAAACTTCTAAGCTAGGCGGTCCGGGCGCCGCCTGGCGCGAAAGCCGCCTAGGctattttacaattaaaaatccGGAAGGTTGAACGATTTTACACTTAATTGGAGTACTTTTGAGGgagtaattaattaattgattattctatacttattattatatatttttatatatgtattcaatattaatatttttttaatgtagaTCCATACTAAGAAAAGAAATAGACTAGATACCGGAAGGTTGAACAATTTAGTTTATGTTCAATTCAATGCCAAGATCATCAACAAGAAGAGAAGGCAAGAAGAAAAAGGAGTAGATGTTCTACTTGCTAGTGAAGCAACTATGGCACAAGGATGAATTGTTGATGGTGGAGATGAAGATGTTGAGACAAATGTTGAAGATGTAAGGGAACTTCACGAAGAAGAATTTGTATCGGATGAAGAGGAGGAAAAAGCCATggattttgagtttgaatccgATACAGAAGAAgtattggaaaaatatggagatgAACTAGAAGAGTTAGATGTTTAGGTTTAATATCAATATATTATGTTGGAAAAAATGTTGAATAAATTTAGTTTTCATTGTACAACGGTTGTAGTAAAGTAGTAAACTGATATGGATgattcatatataaaaatttattaatatatatttattattacaattgtaaattttataataatatatatttcatatacaAGCATAATACTCATGAACCACTTAATgaatttaagctttaaaaaaaatcgcctagacaaccgcctaggcgctaggcggTAGGTAACCGCCCGCCTACCGTCTATCGCTTTTTAGAACACTGATTGAAAGAGAAAATATTGAATGTACTTTCCTATTCCAAAGATGAATATAAAATCACATACAACGGTTGACTTCAAGATTAATAAAAAAGTACTTTGTGGAAAAAAGTATATACATAATCAAAATCACAAGATTCAGAATATTTCTATTTGATAACCTGGATCCCGAGAGGAAGAAGAAATTAAAACCCTCCAAGCATGAATACATTCCTATACGGAAGGCCAAATTCAGATTGAAATCCATCATAGAATGGAGAACACGAAGAATATCAATCGACTCGATTAcgtcatttatttacttttgatGATTGGTTTATCTTACGTTTTCTTCTCCCGTGGCAGCAACAACGAGCATCTGTTGATGCTGGAGAAGCCACAGCAGAAATTCGCAgaaaatggtaatttttttttatctctaGGGTTTGCGCGATCTACTTCTTGTTTATCGAACATCAAAATCTCGAATTTGAGTCGTGACTCTAAATTAGTGTGGGACTTAAGGATCGAATATTCAGACAAAAAAAATTACGAGGAAATTCTTCTACtctatcatatttttaatttcattcAAATTTTTAATTCGTTTCActgtattttatatttaaaacaaCGTGAGAAAGATATGCTATATAGTTTGAAATGTAATTAAATTTGtcataaataaatttactttattttattttgagcgATTTATGTTAGGGTAACATATTAGTCGATAAAGACGAGCTGccactgcccgaaacgttcgggcagcaagggcggCTGCCCTAGATCGTCTCGAGAAGCGTGCTGAATAGTGGGCTTGAATCGTTTGGACCTATGGtgtaattttctgatttttcaaatttttgggcaaaattgatatttttaaaaattggttcaatttttattttgaaaaattaatttttggaaatttaaaaattttcttgtaaaataaataattagaatatgattttaattatttatgataaaattgagttttacaagaaatcaattattattgatttaattagaaattaaataaaagtctttatttaatttattaaattatttaataattgtggtggttagtgataaaattattagatatatgatttatcaattaattaaattgtttaattaaattgatgttaatatttgatattaaatgcatgaaggatgatcgagagccttgaccaatgtgttaggtgtatgttatgatattttactgttttattcgttttttttaatatttgatattattaaagtgggtctggtttatggcccgttcccaccccatgagatataTCCCTTAGGTgacatggctatttaaatgtaattattagaaatagtgggagatcaagactggaagatggtgggccagatgaacgagatgaagaaatgtaaaatattggatgctcttgtaatagttgcatttgcatccctgcattcacctaggttttggacctggatccatgtatggctcacatggatctaatagtgttggcgatcgatcatc
The sequence above is a segment of the Primulina tabacum isolate GXHZ01 chromosome 6, ASM2559414v2, whole genome shotgun sequence genome. Coding sequences within it:
- the LOC142548143 gene encoding E3 ubiquitin-protein ligase BOI-like: MVNSNGEAKDEDSHKDPRKRKMKGVAVESTEPVNLQDQKFANWVPFPNAPPFTHGSNSHSQQVLNAAAPFKSFTSMLAFAVEDGGTSSPANSKHHGKELDLIIKSHDETLRRQIEAIMEKNQHSIHYAVEERAAKKLKEMESNIRTRENAELERKAEHYKTEAQRLQRRVMYLEQKALSLKEGLENAMSAPRQGGNVQEDAESSFVDTERARLVRLDCMVCEKEIATVMIWPCRHICLCSGCDAVTKLCPFCQSIKTTSVKVNLPIE
- the LOC142550183 gene encoding putative pterin-4-alpha-carbinolamine dehydratase, chloroplastic; the protein is KPTTISQNFLPSINTRYPFKIQAAGTDLVGDFGARDPFPQEIESNFGEKVLGYPSTEHKILIPNASALSLAQQDRVPLSQIQQPLSEYEAKQLLFKVVGWRLVHEEGLLRLQCWWKVRDTNCAEVLISRINRAVESTGHVPTLRIEEPNQVRAELWTSSIGGLSMNDFIVAAKIDEIKTSDLITRKRVWA